A single region of the Chroococcidiopsis sp. TS-821 genome encodes:
- a CDS encoding ZIP family metal transporter — protein sequence MRKTLLWIILPLVALALAIGVFLSSNPLEPLGVSAPPIEKLTVERTLLGDQGISLLVRASGSEPMQIAQIQVDGAYWQFTQTPPGELPRLQTAWIKLPYPWVLDEAHHIRFITDTGIGFDHEIAVAVPTPQFSLIRILAYALLGLYIGVMPVTLGMLFYPALKQLGGQGMKFILALTVGMLAFLLVDTLEEGLELATKSASAFSASALVWLVAITSFLAILAIGRQGGKSPEGKALASYLALGIGWHNLGEGLAVGTAFAAGEAALGSLLVVGFTLHNITEGIGIAAPLVDARPKFTTFLSLIALAGLPAVIGAWIGAFTFSPHWAAVFLGIGVGAILQVMVEVGAYLIRTAHRSGSNWLSTVSLIGFSLGLAIMYGTALLVNF from the coding sequence ATGAGAAAGACATTGCTTTGGATCATCTTGCCGCTCGTTGCACTGGCGCTCGCGATCGGAGTATTTCTTTCTAGCAATCCACTTGAACCATTAGGAGTTTCAGCCCCTCCAATTGAGAAGCTTACAGTAGAGCGAACTTTGCTAGGCGATCAAGGTATCTCTTTATTAGTGAGAGCCAGCGGCTCAGAACCGATGCAAATTGCCCAAATTCAGGTTGACGGAGCCTACTGGCAATTTACCCAAACGCCACCTGGAGAATTACCCCGATTGCAAACGGCTTGGATCAAATTGCCTTACCCCTGGGTGCTCGATGAGGCGCATCACATTCGGTTCATCACCGATACGGGAATCGGGTTTGATCATGAGATTGCTGTTGCCGTACCAACGCCCCAATTTTCGTTGATTCGCATTTTGGCGTATGCGCTGCTGGGGTTATATATAGGAGTCATGCCTGTAACTCTAGGAATGCTGTTCTACCCAGCTTTAAAACAATTAGGCGGACAGGGAATGAAGTTCATTTTGGCACTGACCGTTGGCATGCTGGCATTTCTTCTCGTAGACACATTGGAGGAAGGATTAGAACTTGCAACGAAGTCAGCAAGTGCTTTCTCTGCTAGTGCGCTTGTTTGGCTTGTTGCTATCACCTCGTTTCTTGCGATTTTGGCGATTGGCAGACAAGGTGGCAAATCTCCAGAAGGGAAGGCACTTGCAAGTTATTTGGCATTGGGAATTGGCTGGCATAATTTGGGAGAGGGATTGGCAGTTGGCACTGCTTTTGCAGCTGGAGAAGCAGCACTTGGTTCACTGCTCGTCGTTGGGTTCACCCTGCATAACATTACAGAGGGAATCGGAATTGCTGCGCCTCTGGTTGATGCACGCCCTAAATTCACGACGTTCCTCAGTTTAATTGCCTTAGCAGGACTGCCCGCTGTTATTGGCGCTTGGATTGGAGCCTTTACCTTTTCACCTCACTGGGCAGCAGTTTTCTTAGGCATTGGAGTCGGAGCAATCTTGCAAGTGATGGTGGAGGTTGGAGCATACTTGATACGCACTGCTCATCGATCAGGTAGTAACTGGCTCTCTACTGTCAGTCTAATTGGATTTAGTTTAGGTTTAGCCATCATGTATGGAACTGCACTTCTCGTCAATTTCTAA
- a CDS encoding FMN-dependent NADH-azoreductase, with the protein MNLLEVQSSARLEKSVSRTLSDNFIHAWQVTHPQAHHQRRDIGSHPPAHPTQLWTTANYTQPEDRSPAMTESLKESEQLIEELLWADRLLLGVPMYNFSIPSTFKTYLDNIVRVNRTFTFDPINHTFAGLATGKKALIITPSAGNFSPGTPLGHLNFCETYVCSILRFIGIEDTTVVAVPHQFMPNERQQHIENAHTQLMNLAANW; encoded by the coding sequence ATGAACCTACTCGAAGTTCAATCCAGCGCTCGGCTAGAAAAATCTGTTTCTCGTACCCTCAGTGATAACTTTATTCATGCATGGCAAGTAACGCATCCGCAAGCACATCATCAACGGCGGGATATTGGTAGCCATCCTCCTGCTCACCCTACACAACTATGGACAACGGCAAATTACACTCAACCAGAAGATCGCTCACCTGCCATGACTGAATCGCTGAAAGAGTCTGAGCAACTGATTGAGGAATTGCTGTGGGCAGATCGGTTGCTGCTAGGTGTGCCGATGTATAACTTCAGCATACCTTCTACTTTCAAGACATATTTAGATAATATTGTGCGAGTCAATCGCACCTTTACTTTCGATCCCATCAATCATACCTTTGCAGGCTTAGCGACAGGCAAGAAAGCCTTGATAATTACGCCAAGTGCAGGCAATTTTTCGCCTGGTACGCCATTGGGACATCTGAATTTTTGTGAAACCTATGTGTGCTCTATTCTAAGGTTCATCGGTATTGAGGATACTACAGTTGTCGCTGTACCTCATCAGTTTATGCCTAACGAGCGACAGCAACACATCGAAAACGCACATACACAACTGATGAATTTAGCAGCAAACTGGTAG
- a CDS encoding DUF305 domain-containing protein, whose product MMAQMVLANSDRPEIRELAQNIIDTQTAEINQMQQWYQDWYQ is encoded by the coding sequence ATGATGGCGCAAATGGTGTTAGCCAATAGCGATCGCCCAGAAATCCGAGAACTAGCACAAAACATTATTGATACTCAAACGGCTGAAATTAACCAGATGCAGCAATGGTATCAAGACTGGTATCAGTAG
- a CDS encoding YnfA family protein encodes MSTINSLFLFVLPGLCEIGGGYLVWLWLREGKRLWLVLCGAALLTTYGFVATFQPANFGRAYAAYGGVFIILSIPRGWRIDNVVPDRLD; translated from the coding sequence ATGAGTACGATCAATTCATTGTTTCTATTCGTTCTGCCTGGTTTGTGTGAAATCGGAGGTGGCTATTTAGTTTGGTTATGGTTGCGTGAAGGTAAAAGGCTGTGGTTGGTGCTATGTGGGGCTGCTTTGCTAACAACTTATGGCTTTGTTGCAACCTTTCAACCCGCAAATTTTGGTCGGGCTTATGCTGCTTACGGTGGAGTTTTCATCATCCTCTCCATCCCCAGAGGATGGAGAATCGACAATGTTGTACCTGATCGCCTGGATTGA
- a CDS encoding hemolysin family protein, translating to MTGIVLEILLILLLIIGNGVFAMSEIAIVSARKARLQQQVSQGKSGARAALKLANSPSRFLATVQIGITLVGILAGAFGGATIAEKLAEALRLVPVLVPYSDALAFGIVVICITYLSLVIGELVPKEVALNNPEGIASKVAQPMQLLSKVTAPIVRVLSVSTQAVVKLLGVRASEEPPVTEDEIRLLIRQGTEIGTFKPAEQDIVERVFRLDDLPVSAIMTPRSRIVWLDLKESFEQNHQKIASSIHSRFPVCQGSLDEVLGIVLIKDLYVHRTAEPSTNLTNFLQRPLFIPESLWALKVLEMFKQTEMHMALVVDEYDVVQGLVTLNDILEAIVGDIPSAGEQDEPQAIRRDDGSWLLDGMLSIEEFQQVLSLDDLPGIRRGHYQTLGGFIIAHLGRIPTSADHFEWQGLRFEVVDMDGNRVDKVLVTPTHFSPY from the coding sequence ATGACAGGTATAGTCTTGGAAATTCTGCTCATTCTGCTGCTCATTATTGGCAATGGTGTGTTTGCCATGTCGGAAATCGCCATTGTCTCTGCCCGAAAAGCTCGCTTGCAACAGCAGGTTAGTCAAGGAAAATCGGGAGCACGTGCCGCCTTAAAGCTAGCCAACTCACCCAGCCGCTTTCTCGCAACGGTACAAATTGGCATCACGCTGGTGGGTATTCTGGCAGGAGCATTTGGTGGAGCTACAATCGCCGAAAAATTGGCAGAAGCTTTACGTTTAGTTCCTGTGCTTGTTCCCTACAGCGATGCGCTGGCATTTGGCATTGTAGTGATCTGTATCACGTATTTGTCGCTAGTGATTGGCGAATTGGTACCCAAAGAGGTAGCTTTGAACAATCCAGAAGGCATCGCCTCCAAAGTGGCTCAACCGATGCAATTGTTATCTAAAGTGACTGCACCGATTGTACGTGTATTAAGCGTTTCCACCCAAGCCGTTGTAAAATTATTAGGAGTTCGCGCCTCTGAGGAGCCGCCAGTTACCGAGGATGAAATCCGGCTGCTCATCCGTCAGGGCACCGAGATCGGCACCTTTAAGCCAGCAGAGCAAGATATTGTAGAGCGAGTATTTCGCCTAGATGATTTGCCCGTCAGCGCTATTATGACACCGCGCAGCCGGATTGTCTGGCTAGATTTGAAAGAGTCGTTCGAGCAAAATCATCAAAAGATTGCCAGCAGTATTCACTCTCGTTTTCCCGTATGTCAAGGTAGCTTAGATGAAGTTCTGGGTATTGTACTGATTAAGGATTTGTACGTTCATCGTACCGCAGAACCCTCAACTAATTTAACGAACTTCTTACAGCGACCGTTATTTATCCCTGAAAGTTTGTGGGCGCTGAAGGTGCTGGAGATGTTTAAGCAAACAGAAATGCACATGGCGCTAGTGGTAGATGAATATGATGTAGTGCAAGGATTAGTTACACTGAACGATATTTTGGAGGCGATTGTAGGGGATATTCCATCCGCTGGAGAACAGGATGAACCCCAGGCAATTCGGCGTGACGATGGTTCATGGCTATTAGATGGTATGTTGTCGATTGAGGAGTTCCAACAAGTGTTGAGTCTTGATGATTTACCTGGAATTAGAAGAGGACATTACCAGACCCTAGGTGGTTTTATAATTGCCCATCTGGGTCGTATTCCTACCTCTGCCGACCATTTTGAATGGCAAGGACTACGCTTTGAAGTAGTGGATATGGATGGCAATCGCGTGGATAAAGTGTTAGTCACTCCTACGCATTTTTCTCCTTACTAA
- a CDS encoding TIGR04255 family protein — protein MSKLSKPPLFMVLCQVNFVTVLKMANFIQDIQESLRKKGFPIYEEEIIQEFIIAKSQIHPEVAEKKRWVFSDIKRKQCVILSTDSVVLETICYEELETFIKTFEGVLETIQVTASPEFAVRIGLRYIDIIKSDQSASLNELIQEGLRGFAFDRVSGLSKPESTSLTKTETPIGGILVVRTMFNSDNVVLPQDLATSKLKFDLPETNDNSITLDIDHFAELNIDFKSDEVLQTIRKLHTYTSEAFKVAVTPKALEQWK, from the coding sequence ATGAGTAAACTCTCTAAACCGCCTCTATTTATGGTGCTGTGTCAAGTGAACTTTGTCACAGTGCTTAAGATGGCAAATTTCATTCAGGACATCCAAGAAAGTCTTCGCAAGAAAGGCTTTCCCATCTATGAAGAGGAGATAATTCAGGAGTTTATTATCGCCAAAAGCCAAATACACCCAGAAGTAGCTGAAAAGAAACGGTGGGTTTTTAGTGATATCAAAAGAAAGCAATGCGTCATCCTATCAACCGACTCGGTTGTGTTGGAAACTATTTGTTATGAGGAACTTGAAACTTTTATCAAAACTTTTGAGGGGGTGCTTGAAACAATTCAAGTTACAGCAAGTCCTGAATTTGCCGTAAGAATTGGACTACGATACATTGATATTATTAAGAGCGATCAATCTGCTTCTCTAAATGAACTAATCCAAGAAGGACTTCGTGGTTTTGCCTTTGATCGAGTTTCTGGGCTTTCAAAACCAGAATCAACTTCCTTAACAAAAACTGAAACACCTATTGGTGGCATTCTTGTTGTGCGTACAATGTTTAATTCTGATAATGTCGTACTTCCTCAAGATCTGGCGACGTCTAAGCTCAAGTTTGATTTACCAGAAACTAATGATAATTCGATTACATTAGATATTGATCACTTTGCCGAACTTAACATCGACTTTAAGTCTGATGAAGTGCTTCAGACAATCAGAAAATTGCATACCTATACTAGCGAAGCATTTAAAGTTGCTGTCACACCTAAAGCACTTGAACAGTGGAAGTGA
- a CDS encoding MFS transporter, protein MQTFQLLRSLRNPIFARLYTAQVTNLLGDALTWLGLALLAFEEAGNNSAVVLSGALTLRVTAFVLLSPFAGVLADRLDRKTILVTTHLARMGIVSLLPFVNAVWQIYAIVFALNVFYAFFTPTYQATIPLVTGQEDYPQAIALSSATFQLLGVLGPGIAGAIAAFVGARQVFFLDAFTFLIAAILIITLPGQLRVEQAAAQNRSSGRTWQDIQAGTTRLFANRYLRYALAMQLVTSVTGAMILVNTVGYVQGVLKLGSVQYGWVMGAFGIGATLAAAAVGSLGQHWTRTTIILLGASLITTALLPASYVKLPFLLVLWLVAGAGQTLVNVSAQTLIADRTPTEFQGRVYGAQFAWSHLWWLFSYPLAGWLGSHREDISFLYGSLIGLVLLVMIQLTLSPKEQKYVHKSYWHEHEHTHDEHHRHEHHPSILVTEPHRHPHQHSSLRHAHAYSGLQHHYDYEHD, encoded by the coding sequence ATGCAGACCTTCCAACTGCTCCGGAGTCTCCGAAACCCAATTTTTGCTCGTCTATATACAGCACAAGTGACCAATTTACTAGGGGATGCGCTCACCTGGTTAGGGTTAGCATTGCTGGCATTTGAGGAGGCTGGCAATAATTCAGCCGTTGTGCTGTCAGGAGCCTTGACTTTACGAGTTACTGCCTTTGTTCTGTTGTCGCCATTTGCTGGGGTGCTTGCCGATCGCCTTGATCGCAAAACTATCCTTGTGACAACTCACTTGGCACGGATGGGAATCGTCAGCTTACTGCCATTTGTGAATGCAGTTTGGCAGATTTATGCAATCGTCTTTGCTTTAAATGTCTTTTACGCATTCTTCACGCCAACCTATCAAGCAACGATTCCGCTAGTGACAGGGCAAGAGGACTATCCCCAGGCGATCGCCCTTTCTAGTGCTACCTTTCAACTCCTGGGCGTTCTGGGTCCAGGAATTGCAGGCGCGATCGCAGCCTTTGTTGGAGCAAGGCAAGTCTTTTTTCTAGATGCCTTCACATTTCTAATCGCTGCGATTTTAATTATCACATTGCCTGGCCAACTGCGAGTTGAACAAGCAGCCGCTCAAAACCGCTCATCAGGTCGAACATGGCAAGACATTCAGGCAGGAACAACTCGCCTATTTGCCAATCGATATTTGCGATATGCGTTAGCAATGCAACTGGTGACTTCTGTGACAGGAGCCATGATTCTAGTCAATACTGTGGGCTATGTACAGGGTGTGCTCAAGCTAGGTAGTGTACAGTACGGTTGGGTAATGGGTGCATTTGGTATTGGAGCAACTCTTGCTGCTGCTGCTGTTGGATCGTTAGGACAGCATTGGACGCGCACAACGATTATTTTGCTAGGAGCCAGCTTAATTACGACCGCGCTCCTCCCTGCCAGTTACGTTAAACTCCCATTTCTTTTAGTGCTGTGGTTAGTAGCGGGGGCAGGACAAACGTTAGTGAATGTGTCTGCTCAGACGTTGATTGCTGACCGCACCCCAACCGAATTTCAAGGGCGAGTCTATGGTGCCCAGTTTGCCTGGAGCCATTTATGGTGGTTATTTTCCTATCCTCTAGCAGGCTGGTTGGGTAGTCATCGAGAAGATATATCTTTTCTCTACGGTAGTTTGATTGGTTTAGTTCTTCTCGTGATGATTCAACTGACTCTTTCGCCGAAAGAACAGAAGTACGTCCATAAAAGCTATTGGCATGAGCACGAACATACTCACGATGAACATCACCGACATGAGCATCATCCCAGCATTTTAGTAACAGAACCTCACAGGCATCCCCATCAACACAGCTCACTTCGTCATGCCCATGCCTACTCTGGATTACAGCATCATTATGATTATGAACATGATTAG
- a CDS encoding SLATT domain-containing protein → MANNQEIVKEVLDLENNSRLVKTAHFNAAQTKQNLHKIIGLSIIIVNIIIFSPLLDLITPKYSAVSIKLLAIIGASLAGIQTLFNFQKEADMHLSAGNIYASIYHRIGMLLAKYRDGILTPANFVEESETLQQEYLKANKSFELCIPSNKDYECARNSLKKRS, encoded by the coding sequence ATGGCTAATAACCAAGAGATTGTTAAAGAAGTATTAGATTTAGAAAATAATTCTAGACTTGTTAAAACTGCACACTTTAATGCTGCTCAAACAAAACAGAATCTACATAAAATAATAGGCTTATCGATTATTATAGTTAATATCATAATATTTTCTCCTTTACTCGATTTAATTACACCTAAATATTCGGCAGTTAGCATAAAGCTTTTAGCTATTATTGGAGCATCGTTAGCAGGAATCCAAACACTTTTTAATTTTCAAAAAGAGGCAGATATGCACCTAAGTGCTGGAAATATATATGCAAGTATTTATCATAGAATTGGAATGCTTCTAGCTAAATACCGAGACGGTATATTGACTCCAGCTAATTTTGTTGAAGAGTCTGAAACATTGCAACAAGAGTACCTCAAAGCAAATAAAAGCTTTGAATTATGTATTCCATCCAACAAAGATTACGAATGTGCAAGAAACTCACTTAAAAAACGTAGTTAG
- a CDS encoding ZIP family metal transporter, with amino-acid sequence MNEFLTVLAFAALPALGNFAGGILAEFIIASDRALSLALHAATGVVVAVISLELIPASLRVDAPLMTVISFVAGGLFFIVVDQVTQLVKTRFGSGDIDVGASIIFLGVAVDLFTDGVMIGTGSTIATELGLLLALGQVPADVPEGLATIIAFKRQGVPRRRRFQIAAAFAIPIFLGATIGYWLIRGQSELVKMALLTFTAGILTTLVVEEIIPEAHQDGEARFATLLFLGGFALFGLLSAFLG; translated from the coding sequence ATGAATGAGTTCTTGACAGTGCTGGCATTTGCTGCATTACCTGCACTCGGCAACTTTGCGGGTGGGATACTAGCAGAATTTATTATTGCGTCTGATCGCGCTCTTAGTTTGGCACTTCATGCTGCAACAGGAGTTGTGGTAGCGGTTATCTCCCTCGAACTGATTCCAGCATCTCTCCGAGTGGATGCACCCTTGATGACCGTCATCTCCTTTGTGGCAGGTGGTCTTTTCTTCATTGTGGTGGATCAGGTTACGCAACTAGTTAAAACTCGGTTTGGCAGCGGTGATATAGATGTTGGAGCCTCGATAATTTTTCTAGGAGTGGCGGTGGATCTATTTACCGATGGGGTGATGATTGGGACAGGTTCAACTATAGCCACTGAGTTAGGGTTACTTCTCGCATTAGGTCAGGTTCCAGCAGATGTGCCGGAAGGACTTGCTACCATTATTGCCTTTAAGCGACAAGGTGTCCCTCGTCGCAGACGGTTCCAAATTGCGGCTGCTTTTGCGATTCCAATCTTCTTAGGAGCAACCATCGGCTATTGGTTGATACGTGGACAATCTGAGCTAGTTAAAATGGCACTGTTGACCTTTACGGCCGGAATACTCACGACCTTGGTTGTGGAGGAAATTATCCCAGAAGCCCATCAAGACGGTGAAGCCCGATTTGCAACGCTGCTCTTTTTAGGTGGCTTTGCGCTGTTTGGGCTGTTGTCGGCATTTCTGGGGTAA
- a CDS encoding TetR/AcrR family transcriptional regulator produces the protein MPRNKTITDEEILAVARSLFIKEGAKASTRTLAKMVGISEAVIFQRFGTKEELFFAAMVLPEAQLEVMFNVQPGKKQVTTNLKLISLQIVSYFREVMPVFLSLISHPSFNMQTFLQHHTMPAMQIGNELTEYLTAELNLGRIYTDNAAVTATVLLSHLHNLVLSETIGAHQPIDTDRAISDAIAVLWNGLAP, from the coding sequence ATGCCTCGCAATAAAACCATCACAGATGAAGAAATTCTTGCTGTGGCGCGATCGCTCTTCATCAAAGAAGGAGCGAAAGCTTCGACACGGACGCTTGCTAAAATGGTAGGGATCTCTGAAGCCGTTATTTTCCAGCGATTTGGTACGAAAGAGGAGCTGTTCTTTGCCGCGATGGTGCTGCCAGAAGCGCAACTTGAGGTAATGTTCAACGTTCAACCTGGTAAGAAACAAGTAACGACAAACCTCAAATTAATTAGCTTGCAGATTGTTTCCTACTTCCGTGAGGTGATGCCAGTCTTTTTATCTCTCATCAGTCATCCATCCTTTAATATGCAAACTTTTTTGCAACATCATACGATGCCTGCGATGCAAATCGGAAATGAGTTAACAGAATATTTGACTGCTGAGTTAAATCTAGGGCGAATCTATACAGATAATGCTGCGGTAACAGCAACAGTTTTACTTTCGCACTTACACAATTTAGTTTTGTCTGAAACCATTGGTGCTCATCAACCCATTGATACTGATCGTGCTATTTCTGATGCGATCGCGGTGTTGTGGAACGGGCTAGCTCCGTGA
- a CDS encoding multicopper oxidase domain-containing protein — translation MDLSLKRRSLIGGGILSFGTLLSKLLPSSAFARTPTSGDTSTPLGHSVPVHGGSMTMGDVDNFRNGFDPQVILTDWEGGKVSQLTDGRTLREFELSIAEQEVEIAPGVVYPAWTYNGRVPGPTLRVTEGDRVRIRFKNPGVHPHTLHFHGIHSARQDGVPGTLEAFPEQEVVYEFDAKPFGCHLYHCHSAPFKRHLHKGLYGAFIIDPDPKQHPDQQEKAQSRLLGSPQNAKWQEFLMVMNAFDTNFDEENEFYAVNTIPHEFMKRPIQIERDRPVRVYLINVTEFDPINSFHLHGNFFDYYDHGTTLIPTLRTVDTIMQCQAQRGILEFTFQKHELGIYMFHAHQSEFLELGWMSAFEVVA, via the coding sequence ATGGATTTGAGCCTCAAGCGGCGATCGCTCATCGGTGGTGGCATATTAAGTTTTGGGACATTGCTGAGTAAGCTTTTGCCCAGTAGTGCCTTTGCTCGAACTCCCACTTCTGGGGACACTAGCACACCTTTAGGTCATTCTGTGCCTGTGCATGGAGGCAGTATGACGATGGGAGACGTAGACAATTTCCGCAATGGGTTTGATCCGCAAGTTATCTTGACAGATTGGGAGGGAGGAAAAGTCTCGCAATTAACTGATGGTAGGACGTTGCGAGAGTTTGAATTATCAATTGCAGAACAGGAGGTTGAGATTGCTCCTGGAGTGGTTTATCCTGCCTGGACGTACAATGGGCGCGTTCCGGGTCCAACGCTGCGAGTCACGGAAGGCGATCGCGTCCGGATTCGCTTCAAAAATCCAGGTGTTCATCCACACACGCTACATTTTCACGGCATTCATTCAGCACGGCAAGACGGTGTTCCTGGCACGCTTGAAGCATTTCCTGAACAGGAAGTGGTTTATGAGTTTGATGCCAAACCCTTTGGCTGTCACCTCTATCATTGTCACTCTGCTCCGTTCAAACGACACCTGCACAAAGGACTCTACGGCGCGTTTATTATCGACCCTGATCCTAAACAACATCCTGACCAACAAGAAAAAGCCCAGTCTCGGTTACTCGGTAGTCCGCAGAACGCCAAGTGGCAAGAGTTTCTCATGGTGATGAACGCATTTGACACCAATTTTGACGAGGAGAACGAATTCTATGCGGTCAATACGATTCCGCATGAGTTTATGAAACGCCCGATTCAGATTGAGCGCGATCGCCCAGTACGAGTGTATTTGATCAATGTCACTGAGTTTGACCCGATCAATTCCTTCCATCTCCACGGAAACTTTTTTGATTACTACGACCACGGAACCACGTTAATACCAACGTTGCGAACGGTTGATACTATCATGCAATGCCAAGCCCAGCGAGGCATTTTGGAGTTTACATTTCAGAAGCATGAACTGGGCATTTATATGTTCCACGCTCACCAGTCAGAATTTTTGGAACTCGGTTGGATGAGTGCATTTGAGGTGGTGGCATGA
- a CDS encoding DUF305 domain-containing protein, producing the protein MIGLLTGDAVTTLALLLTVKPLPQVSQAHFNPLSTLSSQTIPGMWGMIGQPDQHFMVIMIPHHEGANTMADLALERSQLSEIRTLAQFIKDTQALDIEQM; encoded by the coding sequence TTGATTGGGCTTCTGACAGGTGATGCGGTAACAACCTTAGCTCTGTTGCTAACTGTCAAGCCACTTCCCCAGGTTTCTCAAGCCCATTTTAATCCTTTATCGACCCTATCCTCTCAAACTATTCCTGGAATGTGGGGCATGATAGGACAACCCGATCAACACTTTATGGTGATAATGATTCCCCATCATGAAGGCGCGAACACAATGGCAGACCTGGCATTAGAGCGATCGCAGCTTTCTGAAATTCGCACCCTTGCTCAGTTCATTAAAGACACTCAAGCCCTCGATATTGAACAAATGTAA
- a CDS encoding mechanosensitive ion channel family protein codes for MNASAKRLLLRSVATVLVILLFLPSAVAQAEQVTVRLDGQAVFRVGEVGKLDATLRVRQIERRMNRLLENPEAIAPPRIEPTNANNTDRVIMIAGVPVVTVTETDAQDNLTTVSVLATQWSQAIDTALKRASERRLSPGGRFIAEVQASIETAFGRLIESAIVIIPRALAALLVIGLFWAIATFVRWLMRIIFRRIVEDLTIENLIKQVAYYAVWILGFIVALDAFGFDPQAVATGLGLTSLALGFALKDILSNFISGLLILVLRPFELGDQIIVGETEGKVERIDLRATQLRTYDGRVVLVPNAEVFTSRIINNTAAPIRRGSVALFIGYDSDLQKAIGVIQKAAQSTNGVLEEPAPSVRVQELGQDDIIIEARFWTDSCRSDFVATSSQVRQAIVAALKEAEIGLPDPDVRILVPRHSERWRSALAWKPSSIKPNRMDRNKPSP; via the coding sequence GTGAACGCCTCTGCAAAACGATTATTGCTGCGATCGGTTGCCACCGTGCTGGTGATTCTGCTATTCCTTCCTAGTGCTGTTGCTCAGGCAGAACAAGTAACGGTGCGTCTGGACGGACAAGCAGTATTCCGAGTAGGGGAAGTTGGAAAATTGGATGCAACACTACGCGTCCGGCAAATTGAGCGTCGCATGAATCGCTTGTTGGAAAATCCTGAGGCAATTGCACCACCTCGGATTGAACCTACGAACGCAAATAATACTGATCGTGTAATTATGATCGCCGGTGTGCCAGTAGTGACGGTGACAGAAACCGATGCTCAAGATAACCTAACAACGGTGAGTGTGCTGGCGACGCAGTGGTCACAAGCGATTGACACAGCCTTAAAACGCGCCAGCGAACGCCGCCTTTCTCCAGGAGGACGCTTTATCGCAGAAGTCCAAGCATCGATCGAAACAGCTTTTGGACGACTGATTGAATCTGCCATTGTGATTATTCCACGCGCTCTCGCTGCTCTGTTGGTGATTGGATTGTTTTGGGCGATCGCTACCTTCGTTCGTTGGTTGATGCGGATCATCTTTCGTCGCATTGTGGAAGACCTCACCATTGAGAATTTGATTAAGCAGGTCGCTTACTATGCGGTTTGGATCTTAGGCTTCATCGTGGCACTCGATGCCTTTGGGTTTGACCCGCAAGCAGTTGCCACAGGTTTAGGGTTGACCAGTTTGGCACTGGGGTTTGCACTTAAAGACATTCTCTCTAATTTCATTAGCGGTCTTTTGATTCTGGTATTGCGTCCGTTTGAGTTAGGCGATCAAATTATCGTGGGGGAAACAGAAGGTAAAGTCGAACGGATTGATCTAAGAGCAACGCAACTTCGCACCTATGATGGTCGGGTGGTACTGGTGCCCAATGCTGAAGTATTTACCTCGCGCATTATCAATAATACGGCGGCTCCGATTCGTCGAGGCAGTGTGGCGCTTTTTATTGGCTATGATAGCGATCTTCAAAAAGCGATCGGCGTGATTCAAAAAGCTGCTCAATCAACTAATGGCGTGCTGGAAGAACCCGCCCCCTCTGTTCGAGTTCAGGAGCTAGGACAAGATGACATTATCATTGAAGCTCGGTTCTGGACAGACTCTTGCCGATCAGACTTTGTAGCAACCAGTTCTCAAGTTAGACAAGCGATCGTGGCGGCACTCAAAGAAGCCGAGATTGGGCTACCCGACCCTGACGTGCGGATTTTAGTTCCACGTCATTCAGAGCGTTGGCGTTCGGCGTTGGCGTGGAAACCATCTTCCATCAAACCTAACCGAATGGACAGGAATAAACCCTCCCCTTAA